The Streptomyces sp. NBC_00286 nucleotide sequence GGCCACCACGGCCTGCACCTTCGACCAGATCTCGGTGGCGTCGTGCTCCACCCAGCCCGGCTTCGGGAAGATCTGACGGTGCTCGCGCTGGTCGACGGCGACGATCGCGCCGTCCTGGTTGAAGATGATGCAGCGGCTCGAGGTGGTGCCCTGGTCGATTGCGGCGACGAACTTGTCTGTCATGACGTCCCCTTCGTCGGATTCTTCAGAAGGCCACGTTGAAAATGAGCCCCGAAAGTGCCCCGCCGATCAGCGGCCCCACCACCGGGATCCACGCGTAACCCCAGTCAGAGGTGCCCTTGTTGGGTATCGGGAGTAGGGCGTGGGTGATGCGCGGCCCCAGGTCACGGGCCGGATTGATGGCGTATCCGGTGGGACCGCCGAGCGACAGGCCGATGCCGACCACCAGGAAGGAGACGATCAGAATCGCGGTGCCGGACTCGCCGAGACCCTTGGTCAGGCCGAAGGCCAGGATCGGCAGGACCAGAGCGATGGTGGCGATGATCTCCGTGATGAGGTTCGCCACGGGATTGCGGATCGCGGGTGCCGTGGAGAAGATCCCGAGCGTCGGTTGCGCCTTCTTCTCCTCGGCGTTGGCCTGGAACTGCGCGAGGTAGACCAGCCAGCACAGGACCGCGCCGAGCATCGCGCCGACCATCTGCCCGGCGACGTAGAGGTGGACTTTGTCCCAGTTCCCGGTGTCGATCGCGATGCCGAGTGTCACCGCCGGGTTGAGGTGCCCGCCGGACAGCGGTGCCGCGGTGTACGCCCCGGCCATCACACCGAAGCCCCAGCCGAACGCGATGACGACCCAGCCCGCGTCCTTCGCTTTGGAGTCGTTCAGTACGACCGCGGCGACGACTCCGGCGCCGAACAGAATCAGGATCGCTGTGCCGATGATCTCACCGACGAAGATGTCTCCATTGCTCATGGCGGCTCCTAGGCCCTCGCCCGGGGCGATCGGCCCCGGTCCACCGTGCAGGGTGCGTTTCCCATGGCTACTTCAGCCGAAGGCAGGGAGGGTCCCGCGCCCCGCCCGGCGTCCGTGACGAGCGTGCCGTGGCAGCCGAATCGCCCATGGGGGATGACCCGTTGGCGCAGGCGAGGGCCCGCGCGGCGCAGTGCGTGATGCGCCGGAATGCGGCGACGCCGACTGACATCCGGAAGTGTTCACCGGTGGTCAACCACCGTCAAGGTCGCGGGCGGCAATGGTTCTTGCCCGCAAGACTGCCTGAACCGGGACGGTCGGGTTCCGCAACCGCTGTACGGCGGTGCCGCACGCGTCAACTGCCGGGCCCGGCGGACACGGTGGCGCAAAAAGCCGCTCAGCCCAGGCCCGGCCCGCCGGCCCCGCATCCCGCCTGTGCGGGCGCCGCCCCCGAGCCGCGCCGGATCTCATGGCCGGGCAGGCCCGCGTGGCCCAGCACCCAGCTCGCGCCCCGCAGCGACTTCGCTGCCTGCTTCAGCGGCGCCAGACACGCGGCCGCCTGGCGGTGGTCGGTCAAGGTCCCTGGAGCACACAGCACTGTGGCCAGCGATAGCGTGACGGCGAGGCCACCGGCCGACCACGGAGTGTCGAGCACCGACATGGCCAGCGGATCGAGCCCCTCCGGATCCGTCAGTACGAGAAAGTCGTCGCCGCCGATGTGCCCTACGCGCGTGGCTTCGGACGCCGCCGCCTGCAGGGCCCGCCCCACTCCGCGGATCAGCTCGTCGCCCGCCGCGAACCCCGCACCGTCATTGACCTGCTTGAAGCCGTCGACATCCAGCCAGCTCAGCGCGAAGATCCGCCCCTGCGCGATCCGCCGGTCCACCTCCGCGGTGATCGCGTCGGAACCCGGCAGCCGCGTCAGCGGGTTCAGCCCGGCCGCCTCCTCGACGCGGCTCTCGGCCAACGCCCGTACCAGATCGGCCAGTCGTACGACTCCCACGCACCGCCCCAGTCGGTCGACGACCGCCACGTCGTCGGACGTACGGTCGCGGTCCCCGTCCGCCACCACATCGAGGACCTCCCACGCCGTGGCGTCCACGCCGACCGTACGCGGCGGATCGCCGAGTTTGGCGGCCGGCCGGTCGGCGTACAGCGCATGCCCGTAGCGGCCCGACAGCGACAGCAGGAACCGGGAACGGTGTACCGACCGCACGGGAACCCCGGCCGCGTCCACGAGCAGCACCCCGGACACCTCCGGCGACCCGGTCAGCAGCCCCCGCACCTGCCCCGCGGACGCGCTTGCGGGCAACAGCGCCGCGGGGCGTACGAACTGCCGCACCGAAGGCCCGTACGGAGGCGTTGCCGCGGTGGCCTGGGAGAGTGCCGGAACGTATACGTCCGCTGCCGGACGGCGTGCCGGGGGACCGAACAGCTCGCCCTGAGCCAGTTGCGCACCCGCCGACAGCGCCGCCGAGCACTGCCTTTCCGTCTCGACGCCCTCGATCGACAGCAGCGTGCCGAGCTGCTCGCACAGGGTCCGCATCGCCCGTACGACCGCAGGACGCGTCAGCAGGGAAGCATCGAGCTTGACCAGGTCGGGCGCGAGATCCGCGAGCACCCGAAGAGGTACGTCGCCGTCGCCGATGCCGTCCGCGCAGATCCGGAAGCCCTCGCCGCGCAGCGCCGTGACCGCCTCGATGAGCGCCCGGTGCGGCACGTGCGTGAAGGGCGGGCCGACATCGACCGTCACCTCCCACGGCATGCGCCCTGCCTCGCGCACGGCCTCCCGCAGCGCGGCGAGCCCTCCCAGATCCGCGAGGGTGCCCGCGAACACGTTGACGTGGAGCGGCAGCAGCGTCTCCTGACGGGCGGCCGCCCGGATCGCCAACGCGGCCAGCCGGCCGTCGAGTTCGGGATCGCGGCGGGCCTGCGCGAGGACGTCACCGGCCTCCGGGCGGGCGAGTATCTCCAGCGCCGCGACCCCTCCGGTCGTCAGGTTGACGATCGGCTGGAAGGCGAAGCGGAGAGTATCCGTCCAGGAGCGCACGGAAGGATAATGACGCTTCCGGCACGCGACCAAGCCCAGTTCACGAGCTGTTCACGCAGGATTCCGGGCTGGTCACTCAGCGTACGGAAGTCCACCTCAGTCCGCCCGTACCGGCGCCCTGCCCTCACCGGACGGCTATCACGGACGATCCGTGCCCGAACAGCCCCTGGTTCGCGGTGATCCCCACCCGAGCGCCGGTGACCTGCCGTTCGCCCGCTGCACCACGCAACTGCCAGGTGAGCTCACAGACTTGGGCGATGGCCTGGGCCGGAACGGCCTCCCCGAAGGAGGCCAGTCCGCCGCTGACGTTCACGGGTATGCGCCCGCCGGGGGCCGTCGCACCCTCTCTGAGCAGCTTGGCGGCTTCGCCCTCCCCACACAGACCCAGGTCCTCGTACCACTGCAACTCGAGTGCCGTGGACAGGTCGTAGACCTCGGCGAGCGACAGGTCCTCCGGTCCGATGCCCGCCTCCTCGTACGCCGCTCGCGCGATCGACGCGCGGAACGTCTCGGGCGCCGGCTCCACCGCGACCGCCGAGTCCGTCGCGATGTCCGGCAGATCGAGCACCGTGTTGGGGAAGCGCGGTGTCACCGTGGACACGGCACGGATCCGCACCGGATCCGGGGCTCCATGACGCCGCGCGAACTCCATGCTGGACAGCACCAGCGCCGCGGCCCCGTCCGAGGTGGCGCAGATGTCGAGCAGCCGCAGTGGGTCGGCGACGACGGCCGAGGCGGCGACCGCCTCGGCCGTCACCCGCTTGCGGTACCGCGCATTCGGATTCAGCGCCCCCAGGGCGGCGTTCTTCATCTTGACCTGCGCGAAGTCCTCCAGAGTGTCCCCGTGCACGGCCATCCGCCGCCGCGCGTACAGCCCGAAGTACGTCGGATTCGTCGCCCCCAGGACACGGAACCGCAGCCAGTCCGGATCGTCCGGCCGATTCCCGCCCGCGGGCCGGAAGAACCCCTTCGGAGCCGCGTCCGCACCCACCACCAGGACCACGTCCGCGAGACCCGAAACGATCTGCGCCCGCGCGGTGTTGACGGCCTGCGCCCCCGACGCACACGCCGCGTACACACTCGCCACCCGGGCACCCTGCCAGCCCAGCGCCTTCGCAAACGTCGCCCCCGCCACGTACCCCGGATAGCCGCCACGGACCGTGTCCGCGCCGACGATCGAACCGACGTCCCGCCAGTCGACCCCCGCGTCGGCCAGTGCCGCACGCGCCGCCGTCACCCCGTACTCGACGAAACTGCGTCCCCATTTGCCCCAGGGATGCATGCCCGCGCCGAGCACCGCCACCTCACCCGTCATGCCCCCACCCCCGTCGGCCGCCAGTGCCAGGTCGTCCAGGTCGTCTCCGCGTCCTCATTCAGCACGCCCGGGACGACCTCCACCTCCATGCCCACCGTCAGATCGGCGACGGTGACTCCGGGAACGGTCTGTCCGAGTACCACGATCCGCTCGGATTCCAGCTCCACAGCGATCAACGCGTAGGGCTGCCATTCGAGTTCCGGGTCGGACACATACGGTGACGGCGGGCGGTACCGGCTGTCCGTGTACGACCAGATACGACCCCTCCGGGACAGCGGGATCTCGGCCAGTTCGCCGCCCGGGCAACCCGGGTTGCGGCAGAAGGCGTCCTCACGGGGGAAGAACACCGATGCACAGGCGGAACAGCGCGTACCCAGAAGCCGGAAGTCGTCTCCCTCGCCGGCGAACCAGCCCGGGACCACGGGTGTACGGGTGTGGGACAAGATCCCTCCAGTGCTGCATATCTGACGGCTCGTCAGAAGTGTGGCATGGAGCGCGTCGATTGGGCAGGGCGTCGGCGGACAGGGCCGTGTATCAGTCGGCGGACAGGTCCGTGTATCAGGAGAACCGCTGGGGCCTCCTGGGCGTCGGAGTATCGGTAGGGGCGGCCGGGGCTCACGGGGGTGGTTCCGGCCGTCTCCCATCTCCTCCTATGGAGCGGGCCCTCCGGAGGCTCCCATGTGATGATCGGCTACAGTCCGCGTCGTGTCCCCGTCCCAGAACCCGCCCGCCGATTCCGCGCCGGACTCCCACTGTTCGAGCTGCGGAGCGCCCTACGGAGAGGGCGTCTCCGGCTGGCCCCGCACCTGCGCCTCCTGTGGCGCCGTCGCCTACCGCAATCCGCTGCCCGTCGCGGTGGCCCTTCAGCCCGCGTACGACGTCAGGGGCACCGCCCTGGTCGTCATCACCCGAGCCATCGCCCCCGCGCGCGGGGGAATCGCCCTGCCCGGAGGGTTCATCGACCACCGGGAGGACTGGCGGCACGCCGTCGTCCGCGAGCTCAAGGAGGAGACGGGCATCGACGCGGCAGCCCACGACGTACGGCTCGCCGACGCGATGAGCTCGCCCGACGGGCACCTCCTGCTCTTCGGCCTGCTTCCGGAGCGCCCGGCCGCCACACTGCCACCGCCTTCCGCGACGGACGAGACCGAGGGCCGGCACCTGCTCCGTACGGCGACCGAACTCGCCTTCCCTCTGCACACCTTGGCGGCTCGGGCGTTCTTCGAAGGCCGGTACATCTGACGCGTCGTCCAGGGCGCTTGAAGGGCTGTTCGGGAGCGCTTCACAGGGCCCCCAGCCCGCGAACCCGTACGGGGCGTGACGGCTCGCTCGGGCCGTCCTCCCCATCCTGCTCGACGACCACGCGCTTTCCTTCCCAGCGCGTCACATACCGCTCGATCTCCGGCTCGTCCCAGCCGTCGCCCGCGTCCGGAACCACGAGCCCGCCTCCGGTACCTCCAGGGGCGGGCGCCCACACCTCCAGCTCCAGGCCGCCGTCGGCGCCGCGTACGGGAACTACGGCACCCGCGCGCGCGAGGACCGGAATGCGCGACAAGGGGGCATCGAGCAGCACCTGAGCGGGCCCCTCGTAGCGCTCCTCGGTCTCCGTGTCGTACCAGCACCCGCGCGGCAACTGCACCGCGCGCCGGTCCGTGCCCGGGTTCAGCACCGGCGCCACCAGGAGGCAGTCGCCCAGCAGGAAGGCGTCGTCGCAGTCGCGCAGCGCCCTGTCCTCGGGCGCGCCCCACCACACCGGCCGCACATACGGCGCCCCCGTACGGTGCGCCAGATGCGCCAGCGTCACGAAGTACGGCAGCAGCCGCCGCCGCTCGATGAGCGCCACGCGCGCGTGCTCGAGGATCTCGTCGCCGAACTCCCAGGGCTCCCGGCGCCCGGCCTGCAGACTCGCGTGAGTACGGAACAGCGGCAGATACGCCCCCTGTTGGAACCAGCGCAGATACAGCTCGGGCGACGGACTGCCGTCGAACCCGCCCACATCGGGGCCCGAGTACGGCACCCCGCACAGCCCGAGCCCCACCACCAGCGACAACGACGCCCGCAGCCCCGGCCAGCCGGTGGCCACGTCCCCGGACCAGGTCCCTCCGTAGCGCTGCATTCCGGCCCACCCAGAGCGAGAGAACGTGAACGGCCGCTCTCCGGGCGTCAGTTCACGCAGCCCTTCATGGCCGGCCTGTGCCATGCAGAGCGCGTACACGTTGTGCGCCTCACGATGGTCGCCGCCGCGTCCCTCCAAGTCGTGCTGTGCCGAGCGAGGCAGGGTGTTCTCCCCGAAGGCCGTGAACGACACCGGCTCGTTCATGTCGTGCCAGAAGCCCGCGAAACCCTGTGCCAGTCGCTCCTCGTAGAGCTCGCCCCACCACTGACGCACCCGCGCGCGCGTGAAGTCCGGATACACCGACTCGCCGGGCCAGACGACACCGCGTACCGGCCTTCCCGCGGAGTCCCGTACGAAGGCGTCCACCGCGGACCCGCTGTCGTACACCGCGTTGCCCCGTTCGGCCTTGACCGCCGGATCCACGATCGACACCAGCCGGATCCCGTCCCGGCGCAGCTCCTTGGCGAGCATCGGTAGCCTGGGGAAGCGCTCTCGGTCGACGGTGAACACCTGGTGCGCGTCGAAGTGGTCGATGTCCAGGTGGACCGCGTCCAGCGGCAGCCCGCGCTCCTGATATCCGGCGACGATCCGACGCACTTCCTGCTCGCTGCCGAAGCCCCATCGCGCGTGATGGTGCCCCAGCGCCCACGCGGGCGGCAGCGCGGCGGCCCCGGTGAGCGACGCCCAGGTACGCAGCACGCGCGCGGGGGTGCCCACCATCACCCAGCAGCGCAGCGGCCCGCCGTCCATCCGCAGTTCGCTCGTCCCGGCCCGGTCGTGCCCGGATCCCGCACCCTCCTCACCTTCGCGCAAGGTCACGGTGCCGTCCCAGGTGCTGTCGTGGAACACCAGATGCGTGCCGGCATCTGCCACCACCATCTGCACCGGCATGGTGATGTACAGCGGATCGTCGCCCGGACCGAACGAGAGGCCCGGGTCGGTGTTCCACAGTCGGTACGTGCCGTCCCGCAGCCGTGGTCCCGACGCGCGACCGCCCAGCCCGAAGAACCGTGCGTCCGCGGCCACTTCGGACCGCTGCATCCACCGCGCAGCGCCCCCGCCGACCGGCTCCCACCACCGGGGCGGCAGATCGCGGCGCAGGGTCACCCCGCCCGGCGTACGCACCTCCACGGCGCCGTTCCGCGAGACGACGACCGTCACGCGCTCGGCCACCACCCGCCAGCCGCCGTTCTTGTCCGGCTCCAGAACGGCCCGCGGGTCCGGCTTGGGGGAGCGGCCGACGAGCGCGTACGACGGCTCGGGTCCGGCCCCGTCCCAGCCCCAGAAGACGGCTCCGTTCACGGCGACGGTGATGCGCAGCTCCGAGCGGGTGAACCGGACCAGTCCACCGCCGGGCCCCGGCTCCACGCCCAGCACAGGCCCGGGCACCCGCGCGCGCTCGGCACCACGGGGCGCAAGCCCGGAGGCGTCGGTACGCCTTCTGCGCCACGCGGCCCGCACGGTACGCCAACCCTGGGACGCCCCCGTAGAGCCGACCGCCTTCACCGAGCGCACCAGGTCACGACCGTCCATGCTGCTCAGCCTGCCATTGACCTGCCCGCATGTGTGAGTCGTTCAACTGCCGTTCACCTGCGACGGGACCACATCTTCACGACCCGGACCATCCGCGGCGCGCTCTGGTGCGGAAGTCGATCACATGGCATCGTCCGTGTCAGCCGCGTGACGCGCACACCCCAGCCCGTGTGTGATACACGCATAAGACGCGCACAGTCCCCGGGAGCCGCCTCATGTCCTCAGCGAACCCCTCACCGCTCTGGCAGCCCGACCGGGAACGCATCGCCCGGGCACAGATCACCAAGTTCCATGCCTGGGCGGCCAACCACCACGGTGCCCCCTCCGAGGGCGGCTACGCGGCCCTGCACCGCTGGTCGGTGGATGAGCTGGACACCTTCTGGAAGGCCGTCACCGACTGGTTCGACGTACGGTTTTCGACCCCCTGCGCGCGCGTGCTCGGCGACCGCTCCATGCCGGGAGCCCAGTGGTTCCCCGGGGCCACGCTCAACTACGCCGAGCACGCCCTGCGCGCAGCCGATACCCGCGCCGACGCCCCGGCCCTCCTCCACGTCGACGAAACCCACGAACCGCGCCCCGTCAGCTGGTCCGAACTGCGCCGCCAGGTCGGCTCCCTGGCCGCCGAGCTGCGCACCCTCGGCGTACGCCCCGGAGACCGCGTCAGCGGCTACCTCCCGAACATTCCGCAGGCCGTCGTCGCCCTGCTCGCCACGGCCGCCGTGGGCGGCGTCTGGACGTCCTGCGCGCCCGACTTCGGAGCCCGCAGCGTCCTCGACCGCTTCCAGCAGGTCGAACCGGTCGTCCTGTTCACCGTCGACGGCTACCGCTACGGCGGCAAGGAGCACGACCGCCGCGACACCGTCGCCGAGCTGCGCCGCGAACTGCCCACGCTGCGCGCCGTGATCCACGTCCCACTGCTCGGCACCGAGGCTCCCGAAGGCGCCCTGGAGTGGTCCACGCTCACCTCCGCGGACGTGGAACCCGTCTTCGAAGCAGTCCCGTTCGACCATCCCCTGTGGGTGCTCTACTCCTCTGGCACGACCGGCCTCCCGAAGGCCATCGTCCAGTCCCAGGGCGGCATCCTCGTCGAGCACCTCAAACAGCTCGGCTTGCACTGCGACTTGGGCCCCGAAGACCGCTTCTTCTGGTACACCTCCACCGGCTGGATGATGTGGAACTTCCTCGTCTCCGGCCTCCTGACGGGCACCACCAT carries:
- a CDS encoding glycoside hydrolase family 31 protein encodes the protein MDGRDLVRSVKAVGSTGASQGWRTVRAAWRRRRTDASGLAPRGAERARVPGPVLGVEPGPGGGLVRFTRSELRITVAVNGAVFWGWDGAGPEPSYALVGRSPKPDPRAVLEPDKNGGWRVVAERVTVVVSRNGAVEVRTPGGVTLRRDLPPRWWEPVGGGAARWMQRSEVAADARFFGLGGRASGPRLRDGTYRLWNTDPGLSFGPGDDPLYITMPVQMVVADAGTHLVFHDSTWDGTVTLREGEEGAGSGHDRAGTSELRMDGGPLRCWVMVGTPARVLRTWASLTGAAALPPAWALGHHHARWGFGSEQEVRRIVAGYQERGLPLDAVHLDIDHFDAHQVFTVDRERFPRLPMLAKELRRDGIRLVSIVDPAVKAERGNAVYDSGSAVDAFVRDSAGRPVRGVVWPGESVYPDFTRARVRQWWGELYEERLAQGFAGFWHDMNEPVSFTAFGENTLPRSAQHDLEGRGGDHREAHNVYALCMAQAGHEGLRELTPGERPFTFSRSGWAGMQRYGGTWSGDVATGWPGLRASLSLVVGLGLCGVPYSGPDVGGFDGSPSPELYLRWFQQGAYLPLFRTHASLQAGRREPWEFGDEILEHARVALIERRRLLPYFVTLAHLAHRTGAPYVRPVWWGAPEDRALRDCDDAFLLGDCLLVAPVLNPGTDRRAVQLPRGCWYDTETEERYEGPAQVLLDAPLSRIPVLARAGAVVPVRGADGGLELEVWAPAPGGTGGGLVVPDAGDGWDEPEIERYVTRWEGKRVVVEQDGEDGPSEPSRPVRVRGLGAL
- a CDS encoding MIP/aquaporin family protein, with product MSNGDIFVGEIIGTAILILFGAGVVAAVVLNDSKAKDAGWVVIAFGWGFGVMAGAYTAAPLSGGHLNPAVTLGIAIDTGNWDKVHLYVAGQMVGAMLGAVLCWLVYLAQFQANAEEKKAQPTLGIFSTAPAIRNPVANLITEIIATIALVLPILAFGLTKGLGESGTAILIVSFLVVGIGLSLGGPTGYAINPARDLGPRITHALLPIPNKGTSDWGYAWIPVVGPLIGGALSGLIFNVAF
- a CDS encoding GGDEF domain-containing protein; protein product: MRSWTDTLRFAFQPIVNLTTGGVAALEILARPEAGDVLAQARRDPELDGRLAALAIRAAARQETLLPLHVNVFAGTLADLGGLAALREAVREAGRMPWEVTVDVGPPFTHVPHRALIEAVTALRGEGFRICADGIGDGDVPLRVLADLAPDLVKLDASLLTRPAVVRAMRTLCEQLGTLLSIEGVETERQCSAALSAGAQLAQGELFGPPARRPAADVYVPALSQATAATPPYGPSVRQFVRPAALLPASASAGQVRGLLTGSPEVSGVLLVDAAGVPVRSVHRSRFLLSLSGRYGHALYADRPAAKLGDPPRTVGVDATAWEVLDVVADGDRDRTSDDVAVVDRLGRCVGVVRLADLVRALAESRVEEAAGLNPLTRLPGSDAITAEVDRRIAQGRIFALSWLDVDGFKQVNDGAGFAAGDELIRGVGRALQAAASEATRVGHIGGDDFLVLTDPEGLDPLAMSVLDTPWSAGGLAVTLSLATVLCAPGTLTDHRQAAACLAPLKQAAKSLRGASWVLGHAGLPGHEIRRGSGAAPAQAGCGAGGPGLG
- a CDS encoding lipid-transfer protein, which encodes MTGEVAVLGAGMHPWGKWGRSFVEYGVTAARAALADAGVDWRDVGSIVGADTVRGGYPGYVAGATFAKALGWQGARVASVYAACASGAQAVNTARAQIVSGLADVVLVVGADAAPKGFFRPAGGNRPDDPDWLRFRVLGATNPTYFGLYARRRMAVHGDTLEDFAQVKMKNAALGALNPNARYRKRVTAEAVAASAVVADPLRLLDICATSDGAAALVLSSMEFARRHGAPDPVRIRAVSTVTPRFPNTVLDLPDIATDSAVAVEPAPETFRASIARAAYEEAGIGPEDLSLAEVYDLSTALELQWYEDLGLCGEGEAAKLLREGATAPGGRIPVNVSGGLASFGEAVPAQAIAQVCELTWQLRGAAGERQVTGARVGITANQGLFGHGSSVIAVR
- a CDS encoding NUDIX domain-containing protein — its product is MSPSQNPPADSAPDSHCSSCGAPYGEGVSGWPRTCASCGAVAYRNPLPVAVALQPAYDVRGTALVVITRAIAPARGGIALPGGFIDHREDWRHAVVRELKEETGIDAAAHDVRLADAMSSPDGHLLLFGLLPERPAATLPPPSATDETEGRHLLRTATELAFPLHTLAARAFFEGRYI
- a CDS encoding Zn-ribbon domain-containing OB-fold protein; translated protein: MVPGWFAGEGDDFRLLGTRCSACASVFFPREDAFCRNPGCPGGELAEIPLSRRGRIWSYTDSRYRPPSPYVSDPELEWQPYALIAVELESERIVVLGQTVPGVTVADLTVGMEVEVVPGVLNEDAETTWTTWHWRPTGVGA
- a CDS encoding acetoacetate--CoA ligase; translated protein: MSSANPSPLWQPDRERIARAQITKFHAWAANHHGAPSEGGYAALHRWSVDELDTFWKAVTDWFDVRFSTPCARVLGDRSMPGAQWFPGATLNYAEHALRAADTRADAPALLHVDETHEPRPVSWSELRRQVGSLAAELRTLGVRPGDRVSGYLPNIPQAVVALLATAAVGGVWTSCAPDFGARSVLDRFQQVEPVVLFTVDGYRYGGKEHDRRDTVAELRRELPTLRAVIHVPLLGTEAPEGALEWSTLTSADVEPVFEAVPFDHPLWVLYSSGTTGLPKAIVQSQGGILVEHLKQLGLHCDLGPEDRFFWYTSTGWMMWNFLVSGLLTGTTIVLYDGSPGYPGTAAQWRIAELTGSTLFGTSAAYVMACRKADVHPARDFDLSRVQCVATTGSPLPPDGFRWLHDEFAESGADLWIASVSGGTDVCSCFAGCVPTLPVYIGELQAPCLGTDLQSWDPSGKPLTDEVGELVVSNPMPSMPIHFWNDPDGSRYHDSYFDVYPGAWRHGDWITVTSRGSVIIHGRSDSTLNRQGVRMGSADIYEAVERLPEIRESLVIGIEQPDGGYWMPLFVHLAPGAVLDEALLGRIKQTIREQLSPRHVPDEVIEVPGIPHTLTGKRIEVPVKRLLQGAPLEKAVNVGSVDSVDLLRFYQDLARKRA